One genomic region from Epinephelus fuscoguttatus linkage group LG6, E.fuscoguttatus.final_Chr_v1 encodes:
- the pxmp2 gene encoding peroxisomal membrane protein 2: MPVQSVPVRDASVQFRLLQQYLLLLKKYPILTKSVTSGILSALGNLLSQTLEARKKAKNGAAVSEIDTTGAARYAIYGLFITGPVSHYFYQLMEVWIPTTDPLCIVKRLLLDRLFFAPGFLLLFYFVMNVLEAKGWRDFEKKMKQSYWTALKMNWKVWTPFQFININFVPVQFRVLFANMVALFWYAYLASVRK; this comes from the exons ATGCCTGTGCAGAGTGTGCCAGTCCGGGACGCGTCCGTTCAGTTCCGTTTGTTACAGCAGTACCTGCTCCTCCTGAAGAAGTACCCCATCCTCACTAAGTCTGTCACGag CGGCATCCTCTCAGCTCTAGGAAATCTTTTGTCTCAGACTTTGGAGGCGAGGAAAAAGGCCAAGAATGGAGCCGCGGTCAGTGAGATTGACACAACTGGAGCTGCACGCTATGCCATTTATGG GTTGTTTATTACCGGACCAGTGAGCCATTACTTCTACCAGCTGATGGAAGTGTGGATACCCACCACAGACCCGCTCTGCATAGTCAAACGTCTGCTACTGGATCGGCTTTTTTTTGCCCCGGGGTTTCTGCTCCTTTTCTACTTTGTCATGAACGTCCTGGAG GCTAAAGGGTGGAGAGACTTTGAAAAGAAGATGAAACAAAGTTACTGGACTGCTTTAAAGATGAACTGGAAAGTGTGGACGCCCTTCCAGTTCATCAATATCAACTTTGTGCCTGTACAG TTCCGAGTGCTGTTTGCCAACATGGTGGCCTTATTTTGGTACGCCTACCTTGCATCTGTGAGGAAATGA
- the LOC125890464 gene encoding uracil-DNA glycosylase-like: MRTPPGFEKSWRKELSAEFGKPYFKRLMNFVSEERKRHTVYPPAKQVFSWTQMCDIRDVKVVILGQDPYHGPNQAHGLCFSVRRPVHPPPSLKNIYKELVSDIKGFEHPGHGDLTGWSQQGVLLLNAVLTVRAHQANSHKDQGWETFTDAVVHWLSNNLEGLVFMLWGSYAQKKGAAINRKRHHVLQTVHPSPSSAHKGFFGCRHFSKANELLKKSGKAPINWRAL, translated from the exons ATGAGGACCCCTCCAGGGTTTGAGAAAAGCTGGAGAAAGGAACTGTCGGCTGAGTTTGGAAAGCCCTACTTTAAAAGG CTGATGAACTTTGTCTCTGAAGAGAGAAAACGCCACACTGTGTACCCTCCTGCTAAACAGGTCTTCAGCTGGACTCAGATGTGTGACATCCGAGAT GTCAAAGTGGTGATTCTTGGCCAGGATCCATATCATGGTCCTAACCAAGCACATGGATTGTGCTTTAGTGTCAGAAGACCAGTGCATCCTCCACCCAG TCTGAAGAACATATACAAAGAGCTGGTGTCGGACATTAAAGGCTTTGAGCATCCTGGACATGGAGATCTGACTGGATGGTCCCAACAAG GTGTGCTGTTGCTCAACGCTGTGTTGACTGTCCGAGCGCACCAAGCCAACTCCCACAAAGACCAAGGCTGGGAGACCTTCACTGACGCTGTGGTGCATTGGCTCAGCAACAACTTGGAAGGCCTTGTCTTCATGCTGTGGGGATCATATGCTCAGAAGAAAGGAGCTGCTATTAACAGG AAACGCCACCATGTCCTGCAGACTGTGCATCCCTCTCCCTCGTCTGCTCACAAAGGATTTTTTGGGTGCAGGCATTTCTCAAAGGCCAACGAGCTGCTAAAGAAGTCTGGAAAGGCTCCAATAAACTGGAGGGCACTTTAA
- the LOC125890461 gene encoding uracil-DNA glycosylase-like isoform X2, giving the protein MFVLRCGRFLKPVSPPSVRCSPALCFAHYTKIVQKKQKSSAVDPEPSRPPPAPLSPEQLDRIARNKQAAIQKLASAQTPPGFGEGWRKELSAEFGKPYFKRLMNFVSEERKRHTVYPPAEQVFSWTQMCDIRDVKVVILGQDPYHGPNQAHGLCFSVKRPVHPPPSLENMYKELVSDIEGFEHPGHGDLTGWSQQGVLLLNAVLTVRAHQANSHKDQGWETFTDAVVHWLSNNLEGLVFMLWGSYAQKKGAAINRKRHHVLQTVHPSPLSAHRGYFGCRHFSKANELLKKSGKAPINWKAL; this is encoded by the exons TCTCACCTCCATCTGTACGCTGCtcacctgctctgtgttttgcCCACTACACTAAAATTGTGCAGAAGAAGCAGAAGTCCTCAGCGGTGGATCCGGAGCCGTCCAGGCCGCCTCCTGCTCCTCTGTCCCCGGAGCAACTAGACAGGATCGCCCGCAACAAGCAAGCAGCGATACAGAAACTCGCTTCCGCTCAGACCCCTCCAGGGTTTGGGGAAGGCTGGAGAAAGGAACTGTCGGCTGAGTTTGGAAAGCCCTACTTTAAAAGG CTGATGAACTTTGTCTCTGAAGAGAGAAAACGCCACACTGTGTATCCTCCTGCTGAACAGGTCTTCAGCTGGACTCAGATGTGTGACATCCGAGAT GTCAAGGTGGTGATTCTTGGCCAGGATCCATATCATGGTCCTAACCAAGCACATGGATTGTGCTTTAGTGTCAAAAGACCAGTGCATCCTCCACCCAG CCTGGAGAACATGTACAAAGAGCTGGTATCGGACATTGaaggctttgagcaccctggACATGGAGATCTGACTGGATGGTCCCAACAAG GTGTGCTGTTGCTCAACGCTGTGTTGACCGTCCGAGCGCACCAGGCCAACTCCCACAAAGACCAAGGCTGGGAGACCTTCACTGACGCTGTGGTGCATTGGCTCAGCAACAACCTGGAAGGCCTTGTCTTCATGCTGTGGGGATCATATGCTCAGAAGAAAGGAGCTGCTATTAACAGG AAACGCCACCATGTCCTGCAGACTGTGCATCCCTCTCCCTTGTCTGCTCACAGAGGATATTTTGGGTGCAGGCATTTCTCAAAGGCCAACGAGCTGCTAAAGAAGTCTGGAAAGGCTCCAATAAACTGGAAGGCACTTTAA